From Osmerus mordax isolate fOsmMor3 chromosome 8, fOsmMor3.pri, whole genome shotgun sequence, a single genomic window includes:
- the adam17b gene encoding disintegrin and metalloproteinase domain-containing protein 17 isoform X1 translates to MRLIFLFLFTRLLTNCWTKPPADVEDREHDTLSIMLTDFEVLPIANLQTHSVRKRDIQTHTHVEKLLSFTALQRHFKLYLRTNTELFTDDFRVVFVNEDGRKERYDVNRQNYFTGHVIGEENSRVQAHIDDGEFSAHILTDETEYNIEPLWRFTGTPPDGRLLVYRSEDIRNISRLGSPNVCGYVNANSNDLLPESIISSLPAEEEKSQGKESAVREKRYVHDHKKNTCPLLLVADHRFFKHMGRNEESTTLNYLIELIDRVDDIYRNTSWDDEFKGYGVQIQQIIIEKSPTSVQPGAAHFNMVGSPVEGEDVWDVKMLLEQFSVDIAEHAPKVCLAHLFTYQDFEGGTLGLAYVAPSRPGVPGGLCSEKCPSSATEQRSIYLNTGLTSTMNYGKTILTKEADLVTTHELGHNFGAEHDPDNIPHCAPREDQGGKYIMYPIAVSGDHSNNKLFSNCSKSSIVMRLRAKAPVCFRERNINVCGNSRVEEGEECDPGLLHIHNDRCCTSECKLRGNAKCSDRNDACCRDCQYEVKGKVCQQPINATCKGRAYCTGNSSECPFPENAADQTVCLDNGECLGGVCIPFCEAVLKLHSCACNDTNSCKVCCRSAKGVCAPYQDDKENFVYLRKGKPCSVGFCDGAGKCMKEIQDVIERLWDFIDKLDINTFGKFLADNIVGSVVVFSLVFWVPLSILVHYVDKKLDVQYEQTTKSMFFSSNAELLSSLDSSSVRIFKPSVLSAAMRFQASGPQQTSTPPISPPISAPALAPALAAGPATAPASIPSPGSNQPPLDSPRMATIQEDPSLDSHLDTEALGAFPLPKGSTSRSFEDLTVRPLGRSDKALSFRLQRQARLNSKETEC, encoded by the exons ATGAGACTAATATTTTTGTTTCTATTCACTCGATTACTAACTAATTGTTGGACAAAACCGCCTGCGGATGTTGAAGACCGTGAACATG ACACCCTCAGCATAATGCTGACAGACTTTGAAGTCTTACCTATTGCCAATCTCCAGACCCACTCAGTCAGAAAGCgggacatccagacacacacccatgttGAAAAACTGCTGAGTTTCACAGCCTTGCAGAG ACATTTCAAGTTGTACCTGAGGACAAACACAGAGCTGTTTACAGATGACTTCAGGGTAGTGTTTGTGAACGAGGATGGTAGAAAGGAGAGGTATGATGTCAACAGACAGAACTACTTTACCGGACATGTCATTG gagaggagaactctcgtgtgcaggcacacattgATGATGGTGAATTCTCTGCACACATCCTCACTGACGAGACAGAGTACAACATAGAG cccctgtGGCGCTTCACAGGGACGCCCCCTGATGGCCGTCTGCTGGTATACCGCTCTGAGGACATTAGGAACATCAGCCGGCTGGGCTCGCCCAACGTCTGTGGCTACGTAAACGCAAACTCCAACGACCTACTTCCTGAGAGCATTATCTCCAGCCTAccggcagaggaggagaaaagccaGGGAAAGG agTCTGCGGTCAGAGAGAAGCGTTATGTTCATGACCACAAGAAGAACACCTGCCCTTTGCTTCTGGTGGCGGACCACCGTTTCTTCAAGCACATGGGCCGCAACGAGGAGAGCACTACCCTAAACTACCTG ATTGAGCTGATCGATCGTGTGGACGACATCTACAGGAACACATCATGGGATGACGAGTTCAAAGGTTATGGGGTCCAGATCCAACAG ATCATCATTGAGAAGAGCCCCACCTCTGTGCAACCTGGGGCTGCCCACTTCAATATGGTGGGCAgtccagtggagggagaggatgtaTGGGATGTGAAGATGCTCCTTGAG CAATTCAGCGTAGACATCGCTGAACATGCACCCAAAGTGTGTCTGGCTCACCTGTTCACTTACCAGGACTTTGAGGGTGGGACCCTGGGCCTGGCATACGTGGCCCCCTCCAGACCAGGCGTCCCTGGTGGGCTCTGCTCAGAGA AGTGTCCTTCATCGGCAACGGAGCAGAGATCGATCTACCTCAACACAGGGCTAACCAGCACTATGAATTATGGGAAGACGATTCTCACCAAG GAGGCAGACCTGGTGACCACCCACGAGCTAGGCCATAACTTTGGGGCGGAGCACGACCCAGATAACATCCCCCACTGCGCCCCCAGGGAGGATCAGGGTGGCAAATATATCATGTACCCCATCGCTGTGAGTGGGGACCACTCTAACAACAAG CTGTTCTCTAACTGCAGTAAGAGCTCCATCGTGATGCGTCTGAGGGCCAAGGCCCCCGTGTGTTTCCGGGAGAGGAACATCAACGTGTGTGGGAACTctcgggtggaggagggggaggagtgtgacCCGGGGCTGCTGCACATCCACAACGACCGCTGCTGCACGTCTGAGTGTAAGCTCCGAGGCAACGCCAAGTGCAG TGATAGGAACGATGCGTGCTGTAGAGATTGCCAGTATGAAGTGAAGGGTAAGGTGTGCCAGCAGCCCATCAATGCCACTTGCAAGGGGAGGGCCTACTGTACAG GAAACAGTAGCGAGTGTCCGTTCCCTGAGAATGCTGCTGACCAGACGGTGTGTCTGGACAACGGCGAGTGTCTGGGCGGAGTGTGTATCCCCTTCTGTGAGGCAGTCCTGAAGCTTCACTCCTGCGCCTGCAACG acACCAACTCCTGTAAAGTGTGTTGTCGCAGCGCCAAAGGAGTGTGCGCTCCCTACCAGGATGACAAGGAAAACTTTGTGTACCTCCGCAAGGGCAAACCCTGCTCCGTGGGGTTCTGCGACGGAGCG GGAAAGTGTATGAAGGAGATCCAGGATGTCATCGAGAGGCTGTGGGATTTCATCGACAAGCTGGACATCAACACCTTCGGGAAGTTCCTGGCCGACAACATTGTGGGCTCAGTGGTGGTGTTCTCGCTCGTCTTCTGGGTCCCCCTCAGTATCCTGGTCCACTATGTG GACAAGAAACTCGACGTGCAGTATGAACAGACAACCAAATCCATGTTCTTCTCAAGT AATGCAGAGCTGTTGAGCAGCCTGGACTCATCCTCAGTGAGGATCTTCAAGCCCTCTGTTCTCTCAGCTGCCATGCGCTTCCAGGCCTCTGGCCCCCAGCAGACCAGCACACCCCCAATCTCACCCCCaatctcagccccagccctggccccagccctggCTGCAGGTCCTGCCActgccccagcctccatccccagTCCAGGCTCCAACCAGCCTCCCCTGGACAGCCCCCGCATGGCCACCATCCAGGAGGACCCCAGCTTGGACTCCCACCTGGACACTGAGGCCCTGGGAGCCTTTCCCCTGCCTAAGGGCTCCACCTCGCGCTCCTTTGAGGACCTGACTGTGCGTCCGCTGGGACGCAGCGACAAGGCCCTGTCGTTCAGACTGCAGAGGCAAGCACGCCTAAACAGCAAGGAGACCGAGTGCTGA
- the adam17b gene encoding disintegrin and metalloproteinase domain-containing protein 17 isoform X2: MRLIFLFLFTRLLTNCWTKPPADVEDREHDTLSIMLTDFEVLPIANLQTHSVRKRDIQTHTHVEKLLSFTALQRHFKLYLRTNTELFTDDFRVVFVNEDGRKERYDVNRQNYFTGHVIGEENSRVQAHIDDGEFSAHILTDETEYNIEPLWRFTGTPPDGRLLVYRSEDIRNISRLGSPNVCGYVNANSNDLLPESIISSLPAEEEKSQGKESAVREKRYVHDHKKNTCPLLLVADHRFFKHMGRNEESTTLNYLIELIDRVDDIYRNTSWDDEFKDPHQIIIEKSPTSVQPGAAHFNMVGSPVEGEDVWDVKMLLEQFSVDIAEHAPKVCLAHLFTYQDFEGGTLGLAYVAPSRPGVPGGLCSEKCPSSATEQRSIYLNTGLTSTMNYGKTILTKEADLVTTHELGHNFGAEHDPDNIPHCAPREDQGGKYIMYPIAVSGDHSNNKLFSNCSKSSIVMRLRAKAPVCFRERNINVCGNSRVEEGEECDPGLLHIHNDRCCTSECKLRGNAKCSDRNDACCRDCQYEVKGKVCQQPINATCKGRAYCTGNSSECPFPENAADQTVCLDNGECLGGVCIPFCEAVLKLHSCACNDTNSCKVCCRSAKGVCAPYQDDKENFVYLRKGKPCSVGFCDGAGKCMKEIQDVIERLWDFIDKLDINTFGKFLADNIVGSVVVFSLVFWVPLSILVHYVDKKLDVQYEQTTKSMFFSSNAELLSSLDSSSVRIFKPSVLSAAMRFQASGPQQTSTPPISPPISAPALAPALAAGPATAPASIPSPGSNQPPLDSPRMATIQEDPSLDSHLDTEALGAFPLPKGSTSRSFEDLTVRPLGRSDKALSFRLQRQARLNSKETEC, from the exons ATGAGACTAATATTTTTGTTTCTATTCACTCGATTACTAACTAATTGTTGGACAAAACCGCCTGCGGATGTTGAAGACCGTGAACATG ACACCCTCAGCATAATGCTGACAGACTTTGAAGTCTTACCTATTGCCAATCTCCAGACCCACTCAGTCAGAAAGCgggacatccagacacacacccatgttGAAAAACTGCTGAGTTTCACAGCCTTGCAGAG ACATTTCAAGTTGTACCTGAGGACAAACACAGAGCTGTTTACAGATGACTTCAGGGTAGTGTTTGTGAACGAGGATGGTAGAAAGGAGAGGTATGATGTCAACAGACAGAACTACTTTACCGGACATGTCATTG gagaggagaactctcgtgtgcaggcacacattgATGATGGTGAATTCTCTGCACACATCCTCACTGACGAGACAGAGTACAACATAGAG cccctgtGGCGCTTCACAGGGACGCCCCCTGATGGCCGTCTGCTGGTATACCGCTCTGAGGACATTAGGAACATCAGCCGGCTGGGCTCGCCCAACGTCTGTGGCTACGTAAACGCAAACTCCAACGACCTACTTCCTGAGAGCATTATCTCCAGCCTAccggcagaggaggagaaaagccaGGGAAAGG agTCTGCGGTCAGAGAGAAGCGTTATGTTCATGACCACAAGAAGAACACCTGCCCTTTGCTTCTGGTGGCGGACCACCGTTTCTTCAAGCACATGGGCCGCAACGAGGAGAGCACTACCCTAAACTACCTG ATTGAGCTGATCGATCGTGTGGACGACATCTACAGGAACACATCATGGGATGACGAGTTCAAAG ATCCTCACCAGATCATCATTGAGAAGAGCCCCACCTCTGTGCAACCTGGGGCTGCCCACTTCAATATGGTGGGCAgtccagtggagggagaggatgtaTGGGATGTGAAGATGCTCCTTGAG CAATTCAGCGTAGACATCGCTGAACATGCACCCAAAGTGTGTCTGGCTCACCTGTTCACTTACCAGGACTTTGAGGGTGGGACCCTGGGCCTGGCATACGTGGCCCCCTCCAGACCAGGCGTCCCTGGTGGGCTCTGCTCAGAGA AGTGTCCTTCATCGGCAACGGAGCAGAGATCGATCTACCTCAACACAGGGCTAACCAGCACTATGAATTATGGGAAGACGATTCTCACCAAG GAGGCAGACCTGGTGACCACCCACGAGCTAGGCCATAACTTTGGGGCGGAGCACGACCCAGATAACATCCCCCACTGCGCCCCCAGGGAGGATCAGGGTGGCAAATATATCATGTACCCCATCGCTGTGAGTGGGGACCACTCTAACAACAAG CTGTTCTCTAACTGCAGTAAGAGCTCCATCGTGATGCGTCTGAGGGCCAAGGCCCCCGTGTGTTTCCGGGAGAGGAACATCAACGTGTGTGGGAACTctcgggtggaggagggggaggagtgtgacCCGGGGCTGCTGCACATCCACAACGACCGCTGCTGCACGTCTGAGTGTAAGCTCCGAGGCAACGCCAAGTGCAG TGATAGGAACGATGCGTGCTGTAGAGATTGCCAGTATGAAGTGAAGGGTAAGGTGTGCCAGCAGCCCATCAATGCCACTTGCAAGGGGAGGGCCTACTGTACAG GAAACAGTAGCGAGTGTCCGTTCCCTGAGAATGCTGCTGACCAGACGGTGTGTCTGGACAACGGCGAGTGTCTGGGCGGAGTGTGTATCCCCTTCTGTGAGGCAGTCCTGAAGCTTCACTCCTGCGCCTGCAACG acACCAACTCCTGTAAAGTGTGTTGTCGCAGCGCCAAAGGAGTGTGCGCTCCCTACCAGGATGACAAGGAAAACTTTGTGTACCTCCGCAAGGGCAAACCCTGCTCCGTGGGGTTCTGCGACGGAGCG GGAAAGTGTATGAAGGAGATCCAGGATGTCATCGAGAGGCTGTGGGATTTCATCGACAAGCTGGACATCAACACCTTCGGGAAGTTCCTGGCCGACAACATTGTGGGCTCAGTGGTGGTGTTCTCGCTCGTCTTCTGGGTCCCCCTCAGTATCCTGGTCCACTATGTG GACAAGAAACTCGACGTGCAGTATGAACAGACAACCAAATCCATGTTCTTCTCAAGT AATGCAGAGCTGTTGAGCAGCCTGGACTCATCCTCAGTGAGGATCTTCAAGCCCTCTGTTCTCTCAGCTGCCATGCGCTTCCAGGCCTCTGGCCCCCAGCAGACCAGCACACCCCCAATCTCACCCCCaatctcagccccagccctggccccagccctggCTGCAGGTCCTGCCActgccccagcctccatccccagTCCAGGCTCCAACCAGCCTCCCCTGGACAGCCCCCGCATGGCCACCATCCAGGAGGACCCCAGCTTGGACTCCCACCTGGACACTGAGGCCCTGGGAGCCTTTCCCCTGCCTAAGGGCTCCACCTCGCGCTCCTTTGAGGACCTGACTGTGCGTCCGCTGGGACGCAGCGACAAGGCCCTGTCGTTCAGACTGCAGAGGCAAGCACGCCTAAACAGCAAGGAGACCGAGTGCTGA
- the adam17b gene encoding disintegrin and metalloproteinase domain-containing protein 17 isoform X3 has product MLKTVNMTHSVRKRDIQTHTHVEKLLSFTALQRHFKLYLRTNTELFTDDFRVVFVNEDGRKERYDVNRQNYFTGHVIGEENSRVQAHIDDGEFSAHILTDETEYNIEPLWRFTGTPPDGRLLVYRSEDIRNISRLGSPNVCGYVNANSNDLLPESIISSLPAEEEKSQGKESAVREKRYVHDHKKNTCPLLLVADHRFFKHMGRNEESTTLNYLIELIDRVDDIYRNTSWDDEFKGYGVQIQQIIIEKSPTSVQPGAAHFNMVGSPVEGEDVWDVKMLLEQFSVDIAEHAPKVCLAHLFTYQDFEGGTLGLAYVAPSRPGVPGGLCSEKCPSSATEQRSIYLNTGLTSTMNYGKTILTKEADLVTTHELGHNFGAEHDPDNIPHCAPREDQGGKYIMYPIAVSGDHSNNKLFSNCSKSSIVMRLRAKAPVCFRERNINVCGNSRVEEGEECDPGLLHIHNDRCCTSECKLRGNAKCSDRNDACCRDCQYEVKGKVCQQPINATCKGRAYCTGNSSECPFPENAADQTVCLDNGECLGGVCIPFCEAVLKLHSCACNDTNSCKVCCRSAKGVCAPYQDDKENFVYLRKGKPCSVGFCDGAGKCMKEIQDVIERLWDFIDKLDINTFGKFLADNIVGSVVVFSLVFWVPLSILVHYVDKKLDVQYEQTTKSMFFSSNAELLSSLDSSSVRIFKPSVLSAAMRFQASGPQQTSTPPISPPISAPALAPALAAGPATAPASIPSPGSNQPPLDSPRMATIQEDPSLDSHLDTEALGAFPLPKGSTSRSFEDLTVRPLGRSDKALSFRLQRQARLNSKETEC; this is encoded by the exons ATGTTGAAGACCGTGAACATG ACCCACTCAGTCAGAAAGCgggacatccagacacacacccatgttGAAAAACTGCTGAGTTTCACAGCCTTGCAGAG ACATTTCAAGTTGTACCTGAGGACAAACACAGAGCTGTTTACAGATGACTTCAGGGTAGTGTTTGTGAACGAGGATGGTAGAAAGGAGAGGTATGATGTCAACAGACAGAACTACTTTACCGGACATGTCATTG gagaggagaactctcgtgtgcaggcacacattgATGATGGTGAATTCTCTGCACACATCCTCACTGACGAGACAGAGTACAACATAGAG cccctgtGGCGCTTCACAGGGACGCCCCCTGATGGCCGTCTGCTGGTATACCGCTCTGAGGACATTAGGAACATCAGCCGGCTGGGCTCGCCCAACGTCTGTGGCTACGTAAACGCAAACTCCAACGACCTACTTCCTGAGAGCATTATCTCCAGCCTAccggcagaggaggagaaaagccaGGGAAAGG agTCTGCGGTCAGAGAGAAGCGTTATGTTCATGACCACAAGAAGAACACCTGCCCTTTGCTTCTGGTGGCGGACCACCGTTTCTTCAAGCACATGGGCCGCAACGAGGAGAGCACTACCCTAAACTACCTG ATTGAGCTGATCGATCGTGTGGACGACATCTACAGGAACACATCATGGGATGACGAGTTCAAAGGTTATGGGGTCCAGATCCAACAG ATCATCATTGAGAAGAGCCCCACCTCTGTGCAACCTGGGGCTGCCCACTTCAATATGGTGGGCAgtccagtggagggagaggatgtaTGGGATGTGAAGATGCTCCTTGAG CAATTCAGCGTAGACATCGCTGAACATGCACCCAAAGTGTGTCTGGCTCACCTGTTCACTTACCAGGACTTTGAGGGTGGGACCCTGGGCCTGGCATACGTGGCCCCCTCCAGACCAGGCGTCCCTGGTGGGCTCTGCTCAGAGA AGTGTCCTTCATCGGCAACGGAGCAGAGATCGATCTACCTCAACACAGGGCTAACCAGCACTATGAATTATGGGAAGACGATTCTCACCAAG GAGGCAGACCTGGTGACCACCCACGAGCTAGGCCATAACTTTGGGGCGGAGCACGACCCAGATAACATCCCCCACTGCGCCCCCAGGGAGGATCAGGGTGGCAAATATATCATGTACCCCATCGCTGTGAGTGGGGACCACTCTAACAACAAG CTGTTCTCTAACTGCAGTAAGAGCTCCATCGTGATGCGTCTGAGGGCCAAGGCCCCCGTGTGTTTCCGGGAGAGGAACATCAACGTGTGTGGGAACTctcgggtggaggagggggaggagtgtgacCCGGGGCTGCTGCACATCCACAACGACCGCTGCTGCACGTCTGAGTGTAAGCTCCGAGGCAACGCCAAGTGCAG TGATAGGAACGATGCGTGCTGTAGAGATTGCCAGTATGAAGTGAAGGGTAAGGTGTGCCAGCAGCCCATCAATGCCACTTGCAAGGGGAGGGCCTACTGTACAG GAAACAGTAGCGAGTGTCCGTTCCCTGAGAATGCTGCTGACCAGACGGTGTGTCTGGACAACGGCGAGTGTCTGGGCGGAGTGTGTATCCCCTTCTGTGAGGCAGTCCTGAAGCTTCACTCCTGCGCCTGCAACG acACCAACTCCTGTAAAGTGTGTTGTCGCAGCGCCAAAGGAGTGTGCGCTCCCTACCAGGATGACAAGGAAAACTTTGTGTACCTCCGCAAGGGCAAACCCTGCTCCGTGGGGTTCTGCGACGGAGCG GGAAAGTGTATGAAGGAGATCCAGGATGTCATCGAGAGGCTGTGGGATTTCATCGACAAGCTGGACATCAACACCTTCGGGAAGTTCCTGGCCGACAACATTGTGGGCTCAGTGGTGGTGTTCTCGCTCGTCTTCTGGGTCCCCCTCAGTATCCTGGTCCACTATGTG GACAAGAAACTCGACGTGCAGTATGAACAGACAACCAAATCCATGTTCTTCTCAAGT AATGCAGAGCTGTTGAGCAGCCTGGACTCATCCTCAGTGAGGATCTTCAAGCCCTCTGTTCTCTCAGCTGCCATGCGCTTCCAGGCCTCTGGCCCCCAGCAGACCAGCACACCCCCAATCTCACCCCCaatctcagccccagccctggccccagccctggCTGCAGGTCCTGCCActgccccagcctccatccccagTCCAGGCTCCAACCAGCCTCCCCTGGACAGCCCCCGCATGGCCACCATCCAGGAGGACCCCAGCTTGGACTCCCACCTGGACACTGAGGCCCTGGGAGCCTTTCCCCTGCCTAAGGGCTCCACCTCGCGCTCCTTTGAGGACCTGACTGTGCGTCCGCTGGGACGCAGCGACAAGGCCCTGTCGTTCAGACTGCAGAGGCAAGCACGCCTAAACAGCAAGGAGACCGAGTGCTGA